TCGAaggattgtgcaccaacagctgaCGTTGCAATGTGGTCTTTTTGAgcagtttgaatcaaattaCCGGTACCGTCCAGACCCTGTTCTTGAAAACGATCGTTACGAGCTGTATTGGGATCGTACCATATTGACGGATCTAATTATTCACCACAACCGCCCAGATATTATGGTTTACGACTAAGTTTGGAAGAAAGTGGTCATCATAGACATCGCCATTCCACTAAACCGTAACCTGAAGGAAACTCATGGCCGAAAAATTGCCAAGTATCACCCGTTGGCCGTTGAGTTGAAGTATTTATGGGGATTGATAGAGGTCCCGAAGATTAACCCTGTAGTTATATCAATCACTGGAATTGTACTTGTGTATATTACGTGTAACTGTATCTTGTAATTGTATATTGTTATGTATAAACCAACAAatgtgaattaaaaaaaagaccAGAATAACATGGATCACTCCGCTAGTGTACTACTCGGTTCAGGTTCGATGTGTAACTTCATTACCAATAAATTGGCCGATGCACTTAACCTCCACCATGCGAAGGCAGACCTTTCCGAGTTTGGAATCTGCGAATTCCCCAAGCAGATCAAACGCAAATTTATTGCTACAATCAACTCCAAGTTGCCTTCGTGCAATACCACGCTCGAGTTACTAATCCTGGAAAGGCCCACCGGTAGTAACCGAAAAAGACTTTTGTAAGTGATGCTATTCATGGGATGgaattattttattatgaaaAGTAAACGCTCCACATTTTTGCTAATTCACGTTTTCGGGATTTTGAGCCTCCTGATACGACTCAGATTTACCGGACGTTCTGAACAAAAACACGATCAAGCGCGTACTAATTAATTTGCTTAATTACCGCAACCGAGCATAACAAAGTATTCCGGATCTCGCCAATACATGCTAATCAAAACTGCGATCAACGCACGCACAATTTATCAGAATTTCACATGCGTTGTCATCAAAATCATAAAAGCTGGTCTTTACTTAGGCAAAGGCGTGAGAGTAGAATGTAGATACGTAGTGGAATACATAATTAGCGAAGATATTTTGCCTATTTAAACAGGCTGAATATTATGTCATCTTTTAGGCCGATGCTAATAGTGTTTGTGCGTCTCTTAACTTTGCCAAAAAatgttcaattaaaaaaataattgaaattttgttttggcTCTACTCCAGTTGAGCATTCATTCTGCTAGATCTATCAAGGTTCGTGTctagaatttctccaagaaatatttaaaaaaaaattttcgtcTAAAATGTCATGAATTTCAACAGTATTATGTTTATTCCCCATAAATCCATACCTGGCGCTTCTCCATCGTAGTTGAAGTTCGGTATCAGCAGCGTCTGCGCATCGACGATCACAATGTTGTCCGAACTGACGTCGTGCACTCCACCCAACTGTCCGATCTTGGTCGGCCTAGGAAAATCCAAATCGTTCCGAATGACGACATCGCCGAAGTTGACACTAAAATCGTCGCACCAAATCGAGAACCACCGGATGTCCCGAAGGGTTTTGCCCTCCGGCAGCGACAGGGTGATGTCTTCGTTGCGGTACTTTCGCAGCACCCCGGAACGACCGCGCTCATCCCGCAAACGGTGGGCCCCTTTGTTGCTGGGTGCACGAGTGTTTCCCACGTAGAAGTACGCAGCTTAGGAAGTGATTAAGATGACTTATTTGATTTGACTATCTTACGACTGGTTGGGAACTTACCTGGGCCTTCACCGTCGTAattgaaattcttcagaaatatgGTTCGCGCATCGACGGCGTACACTGAGCCTGATACTCCATGATGCAGCTGGGTTAGATCACCGATTTTGGTGCCGTAATATCCCTGGAGGGCATCTACGCTGGACACGATACCACCTGTGAAATAGAGAAAGCGTTTTCGTGAGATAGTTTCTGTTTCCTCAATTAAACATCTACTGGTTTACGAAAATTATCGAATTCCAAGTTACATTCTCTCCTTTCACTTTTTCATGATCTACATAAGTTGCTCTACGCAACATGACAACATACACAGGCATTCGTGCTCGGTCCCCAAAAAAAATAACACTCTTGCCTAATTTAGTGTAAACATAGGGTTCGGGCTCCAACGATGCTAATAAAAACGACAAGGTTAACGACTTCCAGCAATCAgctactagcagacccgtcggAGACAGTCAGTCGTCTGGTGAGAGTGTGAACAAAGCAGGGCGACAGCGAATTCAGTTTGAAGACCCCAAAGCGCCACCGCACTCACGCCTTGTTGATTATGGGACAGCGCAGCGCTCGCTTCGAAGCAATTAGTCACGTGAGGTATGATGAACgatccaccaccaccaccaccagagGGAATCACAAAAGAGTCAACCCTGGAGAATGCATGCTCGGAGGGGTGTGGAGGAAATGCAGGCTTTCGCTGATTTTCCGCTTCGGAAAGGAACCCAGTCTAGCGGAAAAGAGATGCAACCAATTGAAATAGGAAATGGGGTTCGACAATAATCACACGTTGGATAGTACGtgtttgtggaaaaaaattTGACTGGGAGCCTTCAAATGAGTACGTAACGCGTAATTCACGgaggagaatttttgaaaaaaaaaaaatccggcgTTTGGTGTTTACGCAAACGTTTTTGAATTCTTCGAACCACATTTGTATGTAATTCATAGTCGGGGTACttataatttatgtttcagaGCACTATGGAAACATGGGTGCAAtagaggaaaaaataataatgcatGGCTACATATTGACCGACAAGTGGTGAGAAGAATAAATTGGCTAATGTTAATCGCTTGGAGTGATTGATTGTGGCGAATAATCAGTTAGCGAGTTGTTGATTGATGCGATGTTTGTATGGATTGGctatggatatgattggatatAGCTTGTAAGAGTATATTTGATTGTTGTTATGTAGGTAATACAACACCTACGATAATTAACTGCATTCAAATCAAAGTGAAAATCGTGCGAATTGCACACGACGATTGTAAAAGGAACGTATTGGACAGGGTAATTGAAAACTAGCAATAAGTATTGCCAGCGCTTGTGGATTTTGGAATACGAGACGTGAGAAATTTCATCTTCAAGAGGTGCACATTGGGACTTACACGGTCGTGAACTCTTCTCCATAAATATTGCGCCACATGTTTTCCAAACGAGAATAGTGAACTCCACTTTGCACACCGAAATTGCATAATTAATGATCACGAACAACACCGAAAGCGGTGAATTTCGGTCACCATCACGCCCGTCATACATTCGTTCAATCCGTTTCCATCGCACCGTGACCAACCGACACCATTTCCATTCCGAGTATGGTGCCGCGAACGCAATTGCCGAAATTCTGTCCTCCGCCCATCATCATCCGGCGGCAGAACTGGATTCCGAACCGGTTTCGCATTCTCGCCAGCATAGCAGTCAGTGTGGGATCAACAACGCCAACGGTAGACAAAATGACGCGACCGCAAAACTGAAATTCGAAGTGAATCTGGTAGACCTTGACTTTTGCGGCCCGAAACGGTGACTAGTGAGGCGGTTGTTGTTGAC
The sequence above is drawn from the Armigeres subalbatus isolate Guangzhou_Male unplaced genomic scaffold, GZ_Asu_2 Contig1491, whole genome shotgun sequence genome and encodes:
- the LOC134202878 gene encoding protein Skeletor, isoforms B/C-like isoform X2, whose translation is MLSGRGFIVGALAICGIVSSVDALQGYYGTKIGDLTQLHHGVSGSVYAVDARTIFLKNFNYDGEGPAAYFYVGNTRAPSNKGAHRLRDERGRSGVLRKYRNEDITLSLPEGKTLRDIRWFSIWCDDFSVNFGDVVIRNDLDFPRPTKIGQLGGVHDVSSDNIVIVDAQTLLIPNFNYDGEAPDAKFWVGRGPKPTSQGIRIPDENGKETPLRRYDKKTIVLTLPGDLTVFDIGHFGVWCEAFTVDFGHVRIPDQVNVPPSLKMLGISPQVKNPNNNNSNVNRRRQPAAQQQQQNNDPGVLEYVGSLFY